Proteins encoded in a region of the Chelonoidis abingdonii isolate Lonesome George chromosome 2, CheloAbing_2.0, whole genome shotgun sequence genome:
- the GATAD1 gene encoding GATA zinc finger domain-containing protein 1 isoform X1 — translation MPLGLKPTCSVCRSTSSSMWKKGGQGEILCNNCTGRAGPPGPGPFATTSAAAQHSNGGGGKQSKQEIHRRSARLRNTKYKSAPAAEKKVSTKGKGRRHIFKLKNPIKAPESVSTIITAESIFHKGVYYQIGDVVSVVDEQDGKTYYAQIRGFIQDQYCEKSAALTWLIPTVASPKDCFDPASYIIGPEEDLPRKMEYLEFVCHAPSEYFKSRSSPFPTVPTRPEKGYIWTHVGPTPAISIKETVTNNL, via the exons ATGccgctggggctgaagcccacgTGCAGCGTGTGCcgcagcacctcctcctccatgtGGAAGAAGGGCGGCCAGGGCGAGATCCTCTGCAACAACTGCACGGGCCGCGCCGGGCCGCCCGGGCCCGGCCCCTTCGCCACCACCTCGGCCGCCGCCCAGCACAGCAACGGGGGCGGCGGCAAGCAG AGCAAACAGGAGATCCACCGGAGGTCAGCTCGGCTGCGGAACACAAAGTACAAATCTGCCCCGGCTGCGGAAAAGAAAGTTTCCACTAAAGGCAAAGGGAGAAGACACATCTTCAAGTTAAAAAAC ccCATAAAGGCTCCTGAGTCTGTATCTACTATAATTACAGCAGAATCCATCTTTCATAAG GGAGTGTACTATCAAATTGGAGATGTTGTTTCAGTGGTTGATGAGCAGGATGGAAAAACATACTATGCTCAGATTAGGGGGTTTATTCAGGACCAATACTGTGAAAAGAGTGCAGCTTTAACATGGCTCATTCCTACTGTAGCCAGTCCCAAAGACTGTTTTGACCCTGCATCTTATATCATAG GACCAGAAGAAGATCTTCCAAGGAAAATGGAATACTTAGAGTTTGTTTGTCATGCACCTTCAGAATATTTCAAATCTCgatcttctcccttccccacagttCCTACTAGACCAGAAAAAGGCTATATCTGGACTCATGTCGGACCTACTCCTGCAATCTCCATCAAGGAAACTGTTACCAACAATTTATAA
- the GATAD1 gene encoding GATA zinc finger domain-containing protein 1 isoform X2 yields MPLGLKPTCSVCRSTSSSMWKKGGQGEILCNNCTGRAGPPGPGPFATTSAAAQHSNGGGGKQSKQEIHRRSARLRNTKYKSAPAAEKKVSTKGKGRRHIFKLKNPIKAPESVSTIITAESIFHKGVYYQIGDVVSVVDEQDGKTYYAQIRGFIQDQYCEKSAALTWLIPTVASPKDCFDPASYIIVPTRPEKGYIWTHVGPTPAISIKETVTNNL; encoded by the exons ATGccgctggggctgaagcccacgTGCAGCGTGTGCcgcagcacctcctcctccatgtGGAAGAAGGGCGGCCAGGGCGAGATCCTCTGCAACAACTGCACGGGCCGCGCCGGGCCGCCCGGGCCCGGCCCCTTCGCCACCACCTCGGCCGCCGCCCAGCACAGCAACGGGGGCGGCGGCAAGCAG AGCAAACAGGAGATCCACCGGAGGTCAGCTCGGCTGCGGAACACAAAGTACAAATCTGCCCCGGCTGCGGAAAAGAAAGTTTCCACTAAAGGCAAAGGGAGAAGACACATCTTCAAGTTAAAAAAC ccCATAAAGGCTCCTGAGTCTGTATCTACTATAATTACAGCAGAATCCATCTTTCATAAG GGAGTGTACTATCAAATTGGAGATGTTGTTTCAGTGGTTGATGAGCAGGATGGAAAAACATACTATGCTCAGATTAGGGGGTTTATTCAGGACCAATACTGTGAAAAGAGTGCAGCTTTAACATGGCTCATTCCTACTGTAGCCAGTCCCAAAGACTGTTTTGACCCTGCATCTTATATCATAG ttCCTACTAGACCAGAAAAAGGCTATATCTGGACTCATGTCGGACCTACTCCTGCAATCTCCATCAAGGAAACTGTTACCAACAATTTATAA